In Thermobaculum terrenum ATCC BAA-798, the DNA window CCACGGATTAATTATTACAAAAAGATACTAAAGACAAAAGTAGCACATGTCAACAAAGCGCAGTCGGGTAAATACCTGCTAGAATGTCCGCTGGATCATATTTTCGATCCTAAAGTGCACAGGAGGATTCATGAGCAATAGATACGTTATAGGTGTAGACCTCGGAGGTAGCCGAGTAAGAGCAGTATTGGCCAACGAGAAGGGAGAGTTTCTGGATCGTTGTGAGTTCCCTACGCTAGCAGACAAGGGGCTCTACTTTGTGCTAGAGAGGATCTTGGAGTGCGTCCGATCTGTATCCTCCAATGCCCCTAGAATAGATGCTATCGGCGTTGGAGCACCTGGACCCATCAACTCCAAGGAAGGTGTGGTGAGTAATCCTCCAAACCTGCCTGGGTGGGTCAATGTACCGCTTGCAAAACTCATAGAAGAGAAGACAGGCATCCCCACTTTCTTGGGTAATGATGCTAACCTTGCAGCACTTGGAGAGTTCACTTATGGCTCTGGTAAGTATGTACAGCACCTGATTTACATCACCGTCAGCACAGGTGTAGGTGGCGGCATCATTATAGACGGGCAGCTACTGGAGGGACACAACGGTGCTGCTGGGGAGGTAGGCCACATGGTCGTCCAGCCCGGAGGACCTAAGTGCTCCTGCGGAGGATACGGTCATCTCGAGGCGCTCTCTTCGGGTACAGCCATAGCCAAACGGGCCAGGGAGGCCGCGTCCCTTAACAAAGACACGATCATGATCGAGCTTGCAGGCTCCGTAGACAAGATCAATGCCAAGATCGTGGATGAGGCTGCCAAGAAAGGCGACCCACTTGCCCTCAAGCTTCTGGAGCAAGCAGGACAATGGCTAGGATATGCACTCATCAACCTGATACACATCTTCAACCCTCAAATGATCTCCATAGGGGGAGGTGTATCCGAAGCTGGCG includes these proteins:
- a CDS encoding ROK family protein; the protein is MSNRYVIGVDLGGSRVRAVLANEKGEFLDRCEFPTLADKGLYFVLERILECVRSVSSNAPRIDAIGVGAPGPINSKEGVVSNPPNLPGWVNVPLAKLIEEKTGIPTFLGNDANLAALGEFTYGSGKYVQHLIYITVSTGVGGGIIIDGQLLEGHNGAAGEVGHMVVQPGGPKCSCGGYGHLEALSSGTAIAKRAREAASLNKDTIMIELAGSVDKINAKIVDEAAKKGDPLALKLLEQAGQWLGYALINLIHIFNPQMISIGGGVSEAGELLLGPARKVVFEGLMPVFKQDLQIVKASLGGDVGLAGAVALALQESAKSKV